A genomic window from Elaeis guineensis isolate ETL-2024a chromosome 3, EG11, whole genome shotgun sequence includes:
- the LOC105041046 gene encoding receptor-like protein kinase BRI1-like 3, which translates to MASTTSSLLHILLLLLLLSHPSEQQQTSSLSPSDKAALFDIRSNLRDLPGSNFFSTWDFASDPCATFAGVICSPDDEQGTQSLRVSVLTLGTGLADSPGLTGILSPSLANLTALTDLVVYAGRIYGPIPPNIGTRLRRLRLVSISNNPICGPIPVSLAGLPDLHTLDLGHNKLQGPIPTPLLLPSSPNLKVLILAANGGLSGELPPGISTAQLLHLDLRGNYLTGALPRLPSTLRYLSASDNALSGTLDNAFAAQLPDLAFLDLSMNAFTGPIPPALFALPRLSSILLQRNNLSGPLAVPPPGGEAPPSWAVVDLSHNVLTGEVPAALAAAGSLFLNNNRLTGAVPKEVARSVYVGSMTTLYAQHNYLTSFPAQPLPLPDSVALCLSYNCMSLTSAAAAGCPGSAGTQPSRPSYQCSNITIAVTGGRDG; encoded by the coding sequence ATGGCTTCAACAACCTCCTCGCTTCTCCacattctcctcctcctcctcctcttaagCCATCCATCCGAGCAGCAACAAACCTCTTCTCTCAGTCCCTCAGACAAGGCTGCCCTCTTTGACATTAGAAGCAACCTCCGAGACCTCCCCGGCTCCAACTTCTTCTCCACTTGGGACTTCGCCAGCGACCCCTGCGCTACCTTCGCTGGCGTCATTTGCTCCCCTGACGACGAGCAGGGCACCCAATCCCTCCGGGTCTCCGTCCTCACTCTCGGCACCGGCCTCGCCGACTCCCCCGGCCTCACCGGCATCCTCTCCCCCTCCCTCGCCAACCTCACCGCCCTCACCGACCTCGTCGTCTATGCCGGCCGCATTTACGGCCCGATCCCCCCCAACATCGGCACCCGCCTCCGCCGCCTCCGCCTCGTCTCCATCTCCAACAATCCCATTTGCGGTCCAATTCCGGTCTCCCTCGCCGGCCTCCCTGACCTCCACACCCTCGACCTCGGTCACAACAAGCTCCAGGGCCCGATCCCaactcctcttctcctcccctcctCTCCAAACCTTAAAGTTCTGATCCTCGCCGCCAACGGCGGGCTTTCCGGCGAGCTCCCGCCCGGGATCTCCACCGCCCAGCTCCTTCACCTCGACCTCCGTGGCAACTACCTCACCGGTGCCCTCCCGCGGCTCCCTTCCACACTCCGCTACCTCTCCGCCTCCGACAACGCCCTGTCCGGTACGCTTGACAACGCCTTCGCCGCCCAGCTCCCGGACCTCGCCTTCCTCGACCTCTCCATGAACGCCTTTACCGGCCCGATCCCGCCGGCGCTCTTCGCCCTACCCCGCCTGTCCTCCATCCTCCTCCAGCGCAACAACCTCTCCGGCCCGCTCGCCGTACCTCCGCCAGGCGGGGAGGCGCCGCCGTCCTGGGCGGTGGTGGATCTGAGCCACAACGTGCTGACTGGGGAAGTGCCGGCGGCGCTCGCGGCGGCGGGCAGCCTGTTCCTGAACAACAACCGGCTGACGGGGGCAGTGCCGAAGGAGGTGGCGAGGAGCGTGTACGTGGGGAGCATGACCACCCTCTACGCCCAGCACAACTACCTCACCTCTTTCCCGGCGCAGCCGCTCCCCCTGCCGGACTCCGTCGCCCTCTGCCTCTCCTATAACTGCATGTCCCTCACCTCAGCCGCCGCCGCCGGGTGTCCCGGGAGCGCCGGCACCCAGCCGTCCCGGCCCTCGTACCAATGCTCCAACATCACCATTGCCGTGACCGGTGGCCGCGATGGCTGA